The DNA segment TATTAAAGTCCTCGATCTGTGTGTTAAAgcattttgcttttctttttaatagTGTGTTCACATGAACATGTTTATCATTATAACCATCATCTTTGttaactttattattatttgtcagTGGCTCCTTGTGAATCATACTATTGCATATTTTGGTACACTTTTGAACTGAACACATTTCACAATTGTTCATCTTGAGTTTCAGATATTGGTGACACTTTTTGTACATGGAATCGGTGAATCCATCGGCGGTGACCCCAAGCAAGAAGTTGGCCCGGAATTTTGCCAAGGTTCTTCATCTTAGAGCACTGATTGGGATTACGCCGGTTGATGGTTTGAAGAATGTTATATCTGATGCGAATCTCAAGGATGATGGAAACATTGGCAAGGGGACAATAAATTGGTCGCAGTCGTTCAACAAAGATGACCATGATGAAGAGCTTCTAGAAAGAGTGAACATGGAAGCTCTCCTTGCAAAGCTCTTTGCGAGCACTTCGACGGTTAAAGCTGCATATGCACAGCTGCAATATGCTCAGTCTCCGTATGACCCTGATGGAATTCAAGTTGCCGATCATTTGATAGTATCTGAATTCAAACACTTGTCTGAACTAAAGCAATGCTACTTGAAGAAGCAATTTGATCCTTCACCAGAGAAGGCTATCCTTGCAGCTGAATCAAAGGAGCTGCAAAGTGTCATAAGCACTTATGAGATTATGGCAAAGAAGTTAGAATCTCAGGTGCGACTCAAGGAATCTGAGATCATATttctgaaggagaagctagaTGAAGCTAACAAGCACAACAAATCAATTGAGAAAAGATTGAATCAAAGTGGCCAGTTATCTGTGCTTGACAATCTTCACATTTCAGGTTTAAGTCCCAGCCATTTCGCCACTGTTCTTCGCAGCACTGTTAGGTCCATTCGAAGCTTCGTAAGGCTGCTGGTGGAAGAGATGAGGTCTACTGATTGGGATATTGATGCTGCGGTTAACGCAATCGAACAAGATGTGGTTTACTTTGTAGAAGATCACAAGTGTTTTACGATCGAGTCTTTCGTTTGCAGGGAGATGTTtgattccttccattttcctGATTTCTCCCTCCTGAATGAATCCCTTCCAGACCGGAACAAACGGCAGCAAGTTTTCTTCGCTCGGTTCAATGAGCTCAAATCCACCAAAGCAAGGGAGTTTCTTGCCGTGAATCCAAGATCATCCTTCGCGAAATTCTGCAGGGTCAAGTACTTGAAACTAGTCCACCCCAAGATGGAATCATCATTCTTCGGCAACCTGAGCCAGAGGAACCTCCTGAACTCTGGAGAAGGGTTCCCGGACACGGCATTCTTTGGCTCATTTGCCGAGATGGCAAAGAAGGTGTGGATACTACACTGCTTGGCCTTCTCCTTCGAGCCCCAAGTTTCGATCTTCCAAGTGAGAAAAGGTTGCAGATTCTCTGATGTGTACATGGAGAGTGTGAATGATGACATGCTCCTTTGCTCAGATCAGACAGTGGAATCAGATCCACAAGTTGCATTCACTGTGGTTCCAGGTTTCAGGATTGGTAAAACTGTAATTCAATGCCAAGTTTACCTTTCACTCCATCAAagaacaaccaccaccaccaccaaggTGAAAAAATTCAACTCCACAAGGCAAAGGTAGCAGCAACTTTTGGTCAGAGGCACTGACCCCACAACATGTACTCTTTTTTCTCCCTGAGCTGACTCATTTTCTCTTACAAGAAATACTTCAATTATTTTTGAAGCGAACACTCgcttcaaaaatatatatacttgtTTAAGAAATATTCAGGGCCTAACAAAAGATTTTCGTTAGTGTCCTGAATATCTCTGAAACCCGcattaaataattctaaaagCATACAAGTGTTTCTCTTCCTCTCGTCGTTGGGTAAGGTGTCGGAGCAAAAATTGACCAAATCCGACGCCAAATCCAACGGCGTGAGAAAGCCAGTTAGCTCGGTGTACAAAGGAAGGACATAATGCAGTATTACAGTGCATGGCTGAGTGTGTTGTGGGGACTCATGACTGTGGCATGGTTCAATGGCAGCATAGCATTGTCCACTTGTGTTTTGGCCATtttgaaagagagaaaaaaaaaaggggaaagaaCCGTGTGGACCGTTGCATTGGGAGTaacccttttttctttttagaatcttttttcattttttattttaatttcatgcagATTTATCAAAAACATGCCCCAAAATTTTGTTGATATCAGGCCAGTGGCCGGGATTGTCTAGCTGTTACGCATCTTTCATCAGACATTGcatgatatatataaatataaaatataataatatgtaCATAAATTATATGTAGGTAGGAATTTTATAATCCGTAGCCttctttcattctcttttatatATTCTCATGTTATGTTCTAATTCCCTCTCTTTTTGACTACTTTAttgaagttttattttattgccAGTTATGTCCTTGGATGCCTCTAAATCTATGCATGCATGTGGTCTATTGTATTGTCAGAGGTATATTATACTTTCGTTCGCCTTCCGGAATGGTTGGTGTGGTTGTTGAGCTTCATAatttaaaaggaaataaaaaagaatatgaGAAATGATCTTTAATTAtaacatttaatttaattaatgtgcattttaaagttttctaaagtcgcatgttttttgttttggtaaatggctaaattaaatttgatataatattttatattgacaTTGTGTTAAATTAAAACTATTATTAATCAAGAATAAATGGTTATGTATATAAATGTCAATTTGTTTGAGAAGCATGAAATATCTCTTGGAAAAAGGTCTATTGTTGAATTCCATGTTTGCCCTTGAAGGTGTGAAAAATCATTTAATGTATCTAACTAGTATGGCACATTGGTTGTAAATGTATAATTGGAATTTAGGACCCCACATGATGCCAGCTTTATTGAGCAAGGTCGGTGGTGAAAGGGGCATGTGAATGTGAAGACAATATTTGCAAAACCTTTCTTGTCCCATAAAAGGAGGATTTGATATTTGatgaggaaaaaaagaaaaagaaaatgcatctTTCCATAAATAATAATGCTTTCCAACGGTTACAAATACAAATATCTCTAAtagtaatttaattttcaaacatgAAAGGACTATATGATTTTGATCTTAGGGGCAAGctatgttttaaaaatattggaTAAAAGAGAGACATATCTTTTGGTAATTGTTTTGGGTCAAAATCCTTATGCTAATTTTTTATGACATGTGGCAAGGGTTAGATATAGGTTATTTTCTGAATATAATAGGGGTCCTTGTTTCCGTTCTTTATCTATAAATCATAGGCATCAACATGATTATTAGGAGGGGGGGCCAAGGGGCATTGAATTTAGGCTTCAATGTGGTCTGAGAAAGATTTCTTATCTTTGTTATAACACTGACATATAATCAAAGCTTGGTAGTTATGCAAGGATAGTGAAATAAtgtcataatattttattttattttcccatCATGAGTTTTGTTTGGGAATgtctttattaaaataatttaaaaaattcaagttcaataatatttttctaataagggta comes from the Arachis duranensis cultivar V14167 chromosome 7, aradu.V14167.gnm2.J7QH, whole genome shotgun sequence genome and includes:
- the LOC107459778 gene encoding protein GRAVITROPIC IN THE LIGHT 1, which codes for MESVNPSAVTPSKKLARNFAKVLHLRALIGITPVDGLKNVISDANLKDDGNIGKGTINWSQSFNKDDHDEELLERVNMEALLAKLFASTSTVKAAYAQLQYAQSPYDPDGIQVADHLIVSEFKHLSELKQCYLKKQFDPSPEKAILAAESKELQSVISTYEIMAKKLESQVRLKESEIIFLKEKLDEANKHNKSIEKRLNQSGQLSVLDNLHISGLSPSHFATVLRSTVRSIRSFVRLLVEEMRSTDWDIDAAVNAIEQDVVYFVEDHKCFTIESFVCREMFDSFHFPDFSLLNESLPDRNKRQQVFFARFNELKSTKAREFLAVNPRSSFAKFCRVKYLKLVHPKMESSFFGNLSQRNLLNSGEGFPDTAFFGSFAEMAKKVWILHCLAFSFEPQVSIFQVRKGCRFSDVYMESVNDDMLLCSDQTVESDPQVAFTVVPGFRIGKTVIQCQVYLSLHQRTTTTTTKVKKFNSTRQR